Genomic window (Marmota flaviventris isolate mMarFla1 chromosome X, mMarFla1.hap1, whole genome shotgun sequence):
TTTaatacagtggaaaaaaaaagaatgttagtaCTTGGGCAGGATGTTTTGGGCATTAGTGGGATGTACAAGGAATAAAATGAGTTAACagagttttcttgttttttttagtactttaacactgagctatagcctcagcacttttcattttttattttgtgacatggtctcactaagttgcttggggtcaTGCTtgactgctgaggctggcctcaaacttgcgatcctcctgcctcagcttctgagtcactgggattacaggtgtgagccatcatGCCCAGGTAGCAGAGTTTTTTACTAATCCACTTCTGCCATACAATCATCTCTACTATCGTGTTTTTCTATGTAACTATGTATAGAGAGGCAAAGTCGCAGGAGACTCAAAGCCCATTTTTTCTTCACCTCAGATTTCTCTCCAGTTGTGGCTGTGGTGGTCTCAAATTGGTAGAAGATCTTCACATTCAACAGGTCTGCATTCAGCAACCATCATCCTCCCCCAGCCCATGTATTCCTCTACTCTATCTGTATCATCGACAGAGGTTGTGTGCTTAGAAAGGGGACTGTGTGACTGCTAAACTGACAATTGACTCTTGCTACCAAGTTCATCTCTGACCCAATAAAAAAGAGTGTAGAGACACTGACCTGGGACACACTGAGAACGAAGGCTAGGACTGGACAAGACTGTATAACTGGTATTCAAGCATGCCTGGGACAAAGAATAAGGCTAAAGCCCAGgccaaaactgaaaaaagaacaaatgtacAGGCTAAAGGTGGAGCAGAGAGGGAAGCTACTGGCACAGCCAAACCTGTAACCAAAGCAAAAGCCAAGGCACGGCCTAAAACAGATGCAGTTGCAGAGACAAAAGCAATATCTAAAAACAGGGTTGTTGCTGAGAATAAGGAAGGAGCCCTGTCAGAGCCTAAGGCTCCAGTGAAAGCCATGGCAAATATCAGTCCCAAGGCTGAGCATGAGGCTACCAGCTCCACATGTAAAGATAATGCCAGTGTTGATACCTGGTTCTGGGCTGGGCAAGAAGCCAGTATCAATTCTTGGTTTTGGAAGGGAGATGAAGCTAGTAATCGTACCAGtgctaaagatgaaaataaagctCATGTTGGTGGCCAAGTTCGTCCTGAATTGGAGCCTACACCTGGGGTTAGCAGCAAGAATAGGTCAGgggatgaggaggaagaagaagagaatgtTATTGGGAGCTGGTTTTGGGAAGGAGATGATGCTAGTtttgaccctaatcctaagcctgtAAGCCGGATAGTTAGGCCTCAGCCTGTAGatgaaattaatgagaaaaataggCCAAAGGACTGGTCTGAGGTAACTATCTGGCCCAAAGCCCCTGCTGTAACTCCAGCAGTGTTAGGTTTTAGATCCCAGGTCCCATCTGAGCCAAAGCCTTCTTCATATATTGTCCTGGCCTCATCTGAGGAAGCTGCTCATTCTTCAGCTGCAGCAGCCTGCCCTTCTAGGAGTGCTCGCTCAAACTTACAGCCTATCCCTGAGTACCCATTTGGTTCTGACCCTTGCATTCAGACGATAGATGAAATCAGACGCCAAATCAAGATCAGAGAGGTAAATGGGATTAAGCCATTTGCTTGCTTGCAAAATGGAATGTTACATGGATTCTGAGGAATTTGAAAAGCTTATTGGCATACTTAAGTCAACTACTGATCCTCTCATTCATAAAATAGCACAGATTGCAATGGGTATCCATAATGTTCATCCATTTGCCCAAGAATTCATTAATGAAGTGGGCGTAGTGACACTTATTGAAAGCTTGCTCAGTTTTCCTTccacagaaatgagaaaaaagactGTGATTACTCTGAATCCTCCTTCTGGGGATGAAAGACAACGCAAGTTGGAATTACATGTGAAACATATGTGTAAGGAAACCATGTCTTTCCCCTTGGACTCACCTGGACAGCAATCTGGATTAAAGATACTAGGGCAACTGACTACTGATACTATTCATCACTACATTGTTGCCAATTACTTTTCAGAGCTTTTCCATTTGCTATCCCAGGGAAATCGTAAAACTAGAAACCTTGTCTTGAAAGTACTTTTAAATATGTCTGAAAATCCAACTGCAGCCAGAGACATGATCAATATGAAGGCATTGGCAGCattaaaactcatttttaacCAGAATGAGGCAAAAGCCAACCTCGTTAGTGCTGTGGCCATATTTATTAACATAAAGGAGCATATCAGAAAGGGCTCAATTGTAGTTGTTGATCATATGAGTTATAATACACTTACGGCCATTTTCCGTGACGTTAAGGGGATTATTCAAGCAATGTAAAATGAGCCAAAAAGAAGAGAACAGTCACTGAACAATCTTCAAATTCTGACAGGCTGTACATTCCCAAAGAACCTTGCATAATGTTTTGGTTGTTAGAGTGTGCACAAAATATACATTGCTTCTTTAACATAATGATACCTGTGATAGGCTCTAGCTCAGAGCTAGTGTTTTGGTGTATCAAATGAATATTAAATCTAGAGGTCAAATGTTTGTTGATGTCTATCTTGTCTAGACTGGCAGATTTTTAACGTTTTACTTAATAAGATAGTGAATCAGTTCATTATACATAAGCTAGCTTGATCATTGGTATTTTCTTAGGTCCATTTGTAGCTTGAAATGgcaaaaaagaatattattatcTAGTTACAgtaatatggcatatatacacaaaaaggTAACCAGTAATACTTatagcatatatatgtgtgtgtgtgtgtgtgtgtgtgtgtacacacacacacccacacacccacacacacccacatatgCTCATTGCCAAATATGACTTCTCAATATATAAAGGAGGCAGGTGTTCTTACAACTGTTtaagagaaatgtctatttttccCCTATTCCAGCTATATCAGACACTCATTCTATAATATAGAAATGGCCCTGCATTCCAGATAAAATGtaatgtttgttcattttttttattttgctactaCATTTATAACTCTTAAATCATTAGGCTATTTCATTTATGTCAGATACATCTCACAGAAGAAAAGGGAGGTATGAGTGGGGAGAAAAtacttattgagtgcctactgtgtcaGACACTGTATTGACactatattttacaaaaattttccCTCCTTTTGCAGTGATCCCATGAACTAGATATTTATGTTATAATTAAAGCTTATTATTCTGGATACCCTCCAATGAATGAGAACATTTCCTAGATTCCCACAGCAGGCAGGTGGCATTGCTCTTCCTACACCAGACCCCATCTTTCCACACGACCTTACAGTCCTTCACTTTTTTAGGTGGTGGCTTTCAAAGCTCAGAGACTGGTTGTAATTGTTTAATTTTGCAGTGGATTATGTCACTTCTATGGGTAGACAAATGCACTTATCACTAGGCATTTGGCTATACCTGGCTGGAGGTTAAGAGGAAGGTCTgagatgaatatatattttttacccaGCAGCATCTGGGAAATAGTAGGTGTTGAATGAATAAGATGTGGGTGTGGAGTTGTCAGAAATTGAAAGTTCTTATATACCCTGTCTTTTTCTATTAATGTGTCCTCTTttcaaaaagagagaaatcattCTGAATATTTCGCACTCTGCATTTGAAAAGGTagttgctttctttctctttgcaaaATCATACCTTAACTTTTTAGCATTTATGGTTTATTCTCCTATGTGTCATATGAAAGGCTAAATGCTGTATCTTTTACTAGTTGGCAAGTGCATTTTCTGCATTTGTACTAGCTGAAACTGAGAATAAAATTAATTGGAGAAATTTACATCCAGAGCTGCAGCttcaataatacaaaataggaaagCAAGAGTGGCACTACTGTCTCAACATACAAGACAGTGATTCCTGGAAGTCCACATGGTCTTGAAAGTATCTCAAGATTTCAGGCTATGGTTGAATTCTTTAAGACTCATGGTAATGATTACAGACCCTGGTCTAAGTTGTAGAGAAAGTTATTATGCAATGAAACCATCCAGTGATTTGAGATTTGGGGGCAGTTAAGAAACTCAAGACcacactttaaatattatttgtaacTTGTATCCTCACAACTAACTGTATATTGTGAATGTATTTTTTGTGTCAATAAATATGATTCTACAGAATATTTTTGAATCATGTAATATTTTTCCTGTTAACAGTTGATGtagttttatgatattttattgtatattaacATACAATAtgcacaaatttattattttgcaaaaataGTATTCAGCAACTCACCCTTTTATCTTAACAGTTATTTTTCCAGTTCAGTATTATACAGATCTATGCAGATCtaccacatgctttttgtttaatagctttattgagatatagttgACATACATTACACTGCATATTTCAAGTGTACAATTTCAGataattacatattcatatatatgttcatatatatgtatatatatatacacacacatatatgtttgtgtgtgtgtgtgtgtgtgtataccataACAACAATCAAAATAGTGAAAATATCCAAAAGCTTCTTTGTGCCTTTTTGTAATCTCTCCGACCCTGtgtccctctgtccccaggcaaCTACTGATCTGCTTTCTAACAAAATAGAATCATTTTCTGTAATCATATACAAGTAGAATTATACAGCACATTCTCTTTTGGAAGGGGggagcctggcttctttcacttagcataattgtATGAGTTTCATTCATGTCATCTATCTCAgtagttcattaatttttttttttataagtagtAGTCTATggcttttttcagtttttttttttttgtccattcaacTGTTGACATTTGGGCTCAGATTTtggttattacaaataaagttgCTGTGATAATTAATGTACTTGTGTTTCTATGCacatatgttttaataaatacttaGGAGTGAGTGGaatggctggatcatatggtagttacatgtgtaatatttacatttttcaaagtgattatgcaattttttaaaaagtatttttttgtagttggacagtatcattttatttattttgtaaatatttattttttagtttaaggtggacacaatatatatatttttttgtggtgctaaggatcaaacccagtgcctcatgcaaactaggcaagcactctacccctgagccacaacccagccctatttatttttatgtggtgctgagcattgtgctaggcaaatgctctatcgcTCAGCCCCAGCTCCAACCCTGATAATGTAATTTTACAACTCCATAGTGGTATGTAAGAATTGTGATTGTacaattttacattcccacaGCAGTGTATAGAGTTATGATTCCTCTACATCATTGCTAGTAGTTGGTATGGTCAGTCTTTTTAATGTTATTCATATCATAGTAGTTGTAATtagcatttctctgatgactgaAGATGttgaatggtgtgtgtgtgtgtgtgtgtgtgtgtgtgtgtgagagagagagagagagagagagagagagagagagagagatactggggattgaacccaggtccttataCAGGCTGGGTAAATGCTATAccatttacctttttaaatttttattttaagaaagggtcttgctaagttgcccagactggccttcaacttgggattctctttcctcagcctcccaaagtagctggaattataggtgtcaGCCAGCTTGAATATCTTTCCATATGCATATTTACCATCCATATATCTTCAATGAAATATGTGTAAATctttcccaattttaaaatttattcttaattgcTGCATTATAGTTATTCATAAGAGTGGAATTCAtcatgatatattcatatatatacctAATATCCTTTGGTtgatttcattctgcagttcctccccGTTCTCATCCCTTGACTCTTTCCCCttgttctcctttcttttctctactattctcttttctattttcatgagatcttaCTCCTTTATAAATTCCTTATTactctctagcttctgcacatgagaaaacatttgacccttgactttctgagtatgGATTATGTCACTCAGCAagatactctccagttccatccatttaccagaaaatgaaataattgcattttttaaggctgagtaaaaccccattgtgtatatataccacgttttctttatctaATCATTAATTGAGGGACACCTAGACTTGTTTCATAACTTGGAtgttgtgaattgtggtgctataacaTTGTTATGCATGAATtgctgtagtatactgattttagtaCTTTTCTATAAATACTTAGGAGTGAAatcactgggtcatatggtggtttcattcctagtcttttgagaaatcttcatAGTGCTTTCCAAAGTGTTTGTATTGATTTGCAG
Coding sequences:
- the Gprasp3 gene encoding LOW QUALITY PROTEIN: G protein-coupled receptor associated sorting protein 3 (The sequence of the model RefSeq protein was modified relative to this genomic sequence to represent the inferred CDS: inserted 2 bases in 1 codon), yielding MPGTKNKAKAQAKTEKRTNVQAKGGAEREATGTAKPVTKAKAKARPKTDAVAETKAISKNRVVAENKEGALSEPKAPVKAMANISPKAEHEATSSTCKDNASVDTWFWAGQEASINSWFWKGDEASNRTSAKDENKAHVGGQVRPELEPTPGVSSKNRSGDEEEEEENVIGSWFWEGDDASFDPNPKPVSRIVRPQPVDEINEKNRPKDWSEVTIWPKAPAVTPAVLGFRSQVPSEPKPSSYIVLASSEEAAHSSAAAACPSRSARSNLQPIPEYPFGSDPCIQTIDEIRRQIKIREVNGIKPFACXCKMECYMDSEEFEKLIGILKSTTDPLIHKIAQIAMGIHNVHPFAQEFINEVGVVTLIESLLSFPSTEMRKKTVITLNPPSGDERQRKLELHVKHMCKETMSFPLDSPGQQSGLKILGQLTTDTIHHYIVANYFSELFHLLSQGNRKTRNLVLKVLLNMSENPTAARDMINMKALAALKLIFNQNEAKANLVSAVAIFINIKEHIRKGSIVVVDHMSYNTLTAIFRDVKGIIQAM